Proteins from a single region of Hermetia illucens chromosome 3, iHerIll2.2.curated.20191125, whole genome shotgun sequence:
- the LOC119652907 gene encoding keratin, type II cytoskeletal 3, producing the protein MKVLFTSCCLLFALAIAEEQPSVLQECFDQDSISCVQLTFFRQAKEFFDKPTVEFVGGLSLTKTAEGRQAKALEDNAIAVETAKSVDERNTQIQNYLFTELKNFFQERSLNFNFANAARSISNAIPDDVKAEMRGLVEEGRLKKRKLLRKLMPILMGLKVKFVALGVLTLFGLLFIAKKALVVSFIALALSLFSGLSGLSQKSGGGLGGGLFSGLGNLFGGGAGGGYSAGGAGWAGNGGWSSGGGWSGGNSGWDSHGAYSSPVAQTVAYSGHKQVRRR; encoded by the exons ATGAAAGTTCTGTTCACGTCTTGTTGCCTGCTGTTTGCGCTGGCTATAGCGGAGGAGCAGCCCTCGGTGTTGCAGGAGTGCTTCGATCAGGATTCAATTTCCTGCGTCCAGCTCACG TTTTTCCGTCAAGCGAAAGAATTTTTCGATAAACCAACGGTTGAATTTGTGGGAGGATTATCTTTAACGAAAACTGCAGAAGGTCGACAGGCTAAGGCATTGGAAGATAATGCCATTGCCGTAGAAACCGCGAAATCGGTCGATGAAAGGAATACCCAAATCCAAAATTACTTGTTCACCGAGCTCAAGAATTTCTTCCAAGAGCGGTCCTTGAACTTCAACTTCGCCAACGCCGCCCGAAGCATCTCGAACGCTATTCCTGATGATGTCAAGGCCGAAATGCGAGGTTTGGTCGAAGAAGGTCGTCTGAAGAAACGAAAATTGCTCCGCAAGTTGATGCCGATCCTCATGGGACTCAAGGTTAAGTTCGTCGCTCTCGGAGTCCTTACTCTCTTCGGACTGCTCTTCATTGCCAAGAAGGCTCTCGTCGTTTCATTCATTGCATTGGCTTTGAGTTTGTTCTCAGGACTCTCAGGACTGTCACAGAAATCCGGCGGTGGCCTAGGAGGAGGTCTATTCAGTGGCTTAGGAAATCTATTCGGAGGAGGTGCAGGAGGCGGATactcagcaggtggcgctggATGGGCTGGCAATGGAGGCTGGTCATCGGGCGGTGGTTGGTCTGGCGGTAACAGTGGCTGGGACTCACATGGAGCCTACTCATCCCCCGTCGCACAAACTGTTGCCTATTCGGGCCACAAACAAGTTCGTCGCCGATAA